One Pithys albifrons albifrons isolate INPA30051 chromosome 17, PitAlb_v1, whole genome shotgun sequence genomic window carries:
- the LOC139680108 gene encoding immunoglobulin lambda-1 light chain-like: MGHWVTHFCFPLSSPSPGSLVQAALSQPSSLSANVGETIKITCSGSSSGWYGWYQQKVPGSGPVTVIYANSNRPSDIPSRFSGSASGSTATLTITGVQTEDEAVYFCGSYESSSNTVTTGLSTCVPGQLPAQLHEETLGHHSKGLIPDETAASAPRGSLVQAVSLSQPSSLSANVGETVKITCSGTSNNYGWYQQKVPGTAPVTVICNNDKRPSDIPSRFSGAKSGSTGTLTITGVQAEDEAVYFCGSLVQETLLNQLSLVSTNLGQTGITCSGGSSGYG, from the exons ATGGGACACTGGGTGACCCACTTttgcttccctctctcctctccctctccaggtTCCCTGGTCCAGGCAGCACTGAGTCAGCCGTCCTCATTGTCAGCCAATGTGGGAGAAACCATAAAGATCACCTGCTCGGGGAGTAGCAGTGGCTGGTATGGCTGGTACCAGCAGAAGGTCCCTGGCAGTGGCCCTGTCACTGTGATCTATGCTAACAGCAACAGACCCTCGGAC ATCCCTTCGCGATTCTCTGGATCCGCATCTGGCTCCACGGCCACATTAACCATCACTGGTGTCCAAACCGAGGATGAGGCTGTCTATTTCTGTGGTAGCTAcgaaagcagcagcaacactgtTACCACA ggcctgtccacctGCGTCCCTGGCCaactcccagcccagctgcatgAGGAGACCCTGGGCCATCACTCCAAGGGGCTCATCCCTGATGAAACCGCAGCCTCAGCACCAAGAG GTTCCCTGGTCCAGGCAGTATCACTGAGTCAGCCGTCCTCGTTGTCAGCCAATGTGGGAGAAACCGTCAAGATCACCTGCTCAGGGACTAGCAACAACTATGGCTGGTACCAACAGAaggtccctggcactgcccctgtcACTGTGATCTGTAACAACGACAAGAGACCCTCGGACATCCCTTCACGATTCTCCGGAGCCAAGTCCGGCTCCACGGGCACATTAACCATCACGGGGGTCCAAGCTGAGGACGAGGCTGTCTATTTCTGTG gtTCCCTGGTCCAGGAAACATTGCTGAATCAGCTGTCCTTGGTGTCAACCAACCTGGGACAAACTGGGATCACCTGCTCAGGGGGTAGCAGTGGTTATGGCTGA
- the LOC139680109 gene encoding immunoglobulin lambda-1 light chain-like, whose amino-acid sequence MGTLTITGVQAEDEAIYFCGSLVQAASISQPSSLSANVGETVKITCSGSSNSYAWFQQKVPGSGPVTVIYYNDKRPSDIPSRFSGAKSGSTTTLTITGVQAEDEAVYFCGSYDSSSGSYGSLVQAASLSQPSSLSANMGETVKITCSGSGYGYGWYQQKVPGSGPVTVIYENNKRPSDIPSRFSGSLSGSMGTLTITGVQAEDEAVYFCGSYHGSSAVRRFTGVVDNQIPTYNTVVQSSPHRFLWRLPWSVL is encoded by the exons ATGGGCACATTAACCATCACTGGTGTCCAAGCCGAGGATGAGGCTATCTATTTCTGTG GTTCCCTGGTCCAGGCAGCATCCATAAGTCAGCCATCCTCGTTGTCAGCCAATGTGGGAGAAACCGTCAAGATCACCTGCTCGGGTAGCAGCAATAGCTATGCCTGGTTCCAGCAGAAGGTCCCTGGCAGTGGCCCTGTCACTGTGATCTACTACAATGACAAGAGACCCTCGGACATCCCTTCGCGATTCTCTGGAGCCAAGTCCGGCTCCACGACCACATTAACCATCACTGGGGTCCAAGCCGAGGATGAGGCTGTCTATTTCTGTGGTAGCTAcgacagcagcagtggcagctaTG gtTCGCTGGTCCAGGCAGCATCACTAAGTCAGCCGTCCTCGTTGTCAGCCAACATGGGAGAAACCGTCAAGATCACCTGCTCTGGTAGTGGCTATGGCTATGGCTGGTACCAGCAGAAg GTCCCTGGCAGTGGTCCTGTCACTGTGATCTACGAGAACAACAAGAGACCCTCGGACATCCCTTCGCGATTCTCTGGATCCTTGTCTGGCTCCATGGGCACATTAACCATCACTGGGGTCCAAGCCGAGGACGAGGCTGTCTATTTCTGTGGTAGCTACCACGGCAGCAGTGCTG TTCGAAGGTTCACAGGGGTCGTGGACAACCAGATACCAACGTATAAcactgtggtgcagagcagcccCCACAGGTTCCTCTGGAGGCTGCCGTGGTCTGTGCTGTGA
- the LOC139679915 gene encoding vacuolar protein sorting-associated protein 29-like isoform X3, whose product MLVLVLGDLHIPHRCSALPAKFKELLVPGKIEHILCTGNLCTKESYDYLRTLAGDIHVVRGDSESLNYPEEKVLTVGQFRIGLIHGHQVIPWGDAASLALLQRQLDVDILISGHTHRFEAFEYEKKFYINPGSATGAYSALERNITPSFVLMDIQASTVVTYVYQLIEDDVKVERIEFKKY is encoded by the exons TTGGTGTTAGTGCTGGGAGACCTTCACATCCCGCACCGGTGCAGTGCTCTGCCCGCGAAGTTCAAGGAGCTGCTGGTTCCAGGGAAGATTGAGCACATCCTGTGTACGGGAAACCTCTGCACCAAGGAGAGCTATGACTACCTCAGGACCCTGGCTGGGGACATCCACGTTGTTCGGGGGGACTCTGAG agtCTGAATTATCCTGAAGAGAAGGTTTTAACTGTGGGGCAGTTCAGAATTGGGCTGATTCATGGCCATCAAGTCATTCCCTGGGGCGAtgcagccagcctggcactgctgcagaggcagctggatGTGGACATTCTCATCTCGGGACATACACACAGGTTTGAAGCATTTgagtatgaaaaaaaattctacatcAACCCAGGATCAGCTACAGGAGCCTACAGTGCTTTGGAAAG GAACATCACCCCTTCATTTGTGCTGATGGATATCCAGGCTTCCACAGTTGTGACTTACGTATACCAACTAATCGAGGATGATGTGAAAGTAGAAAGAATTGAGTTCAAGAAGTACTGA